One part of the Malus sylvestris chromosome 2, drMalSylv7.2, whole genome shotgun sequence genome encodes these proteins:
- the LOC126600619 gene encoding CSC1-like protein At3g54510 isoform X1 — translation MNPESLIASAAINIGLAIFILTLFSVLKKQPSNAPIYYPRRLSESNCQSHRRIPDFDDNYASSPVGFRRFLPSVTWIFRAFRVSEDEILQSNGLDALIIIRLFKFGIRFFVVCSLIGLVVLVPVNYNGDGLAARSDHSLDFFSISNISPGSNRLWVHCSCLWFISLYGVYLLHKEYKEILAKRIQQLLNVRHQPNQFNVLVREIPFCSEHKSRGCCVDEFFSKHHPYAYHSYQILYDGKEFKELLNQSKSIEKKIEDLRKRSVVKKHNQTPLLLNPSHEDSEKLSVYEEKLEELHHKIHQLQCEDMLHEKELPVAFVTFKSRLGAALVVHSQQHSNPLLWITDDAPEPRDVSWRNLAIPVRVLPLCNFGVIVAASLLTIFFAIPVTAVQGIAKFEKLKKWFPPAMALQLIPGLSSVITGYIPSAVLNLFIYIVPFAMLGMAKLSGCISKSREEIKACNMVFYFLVGNVFFWSLLSGSLIDEIGESFTHPKDIPSHLARAVSAQADFFVTYILTDGLSGFSLEILQPGLLCWDAIRSCTYGRGKETTPYLYSLPYFRIIPVVSLSVLIGTVYAVVAPLMLPFLIGYFLLGYAVYINQIEDVYETFYDTCGQYWPYINHYILVAIILMQITMIGLFGLKSKPAASFSTIPLLVLTLMFNEYCKMRFLPAFHLLSIQNAKEFDELDEKCNQVEFNYENASTAYCPPCLRPLNCMESGSSHTPPLVTSSSL, via the exons ATGAACCCTGAAAGCCTGATAGCTTCAGCGGCCATAAACATAGGGTTGGCTATTTTCATCCTCACCCTTTTCTCCGTCCTCAAGAAACAACCGTCAAATGCCCCTATTTACTATCCTCGCCGCCTCTCTGAATCCAACTGCCAGAGCCACCGCCGCATTCCCGACTTCGATGATAATTACGCCTCGTCACCCGTCGGTTTCCGCCGGTTCCTCCCTTCTGTCACATGGATTTTCCGCGCGTTTCGCGTCTCCGAGGATGAAATCCTCCAATCCAATGGCCTCGACGCTCTTATCATCATTAGGCTCTTCAAATTCGG TATCAGATTCTTTGTGGTATGCTCCCTTATTGGATTGGTGGTACTTGTTCCAGTAAATTATAATGGCGATGGTCTTGCAGCTAGGAGCGACCATTCCTTGGATTTTTTCTCAATATCTAACATTAGTCCAGGTTCCAACAG GCTTTGGGTGCATTGTTCATGCCTATGGTTTATATCTCTCTATGGCGTATACCTATTGCACAAG GAATATAAGGAGATTTTGGCTAAAAGGATTCAGCAACTTCTGAACGTTAGGCATCAGCCTAATCAGTTTAATGTTCTGGTTCGGGAAATTCCTTTTTGCAGCGAACACAAGTCTCGTGGGTGTTGTGTTGATGAGTTCTTCTCTAAACATCACCCGTATGCCTATCATTCTTATCAGATATTGTATGATGGGAAAGAATTTAAGGAGTTGTTG AACCAATCAAAATCCATCGAAAAAAAGATAGAGGACTTGAGAAAGCGGTCTGTGGTCAAGAAACATAACCAAACCCCTTTGCTCTTGAATCCATCTCATGAAGATTCTGAGAAATTATCGGTCTATGAGGAAAAGCTTGAAGAACTTCATCACAAGATACACCAGTTACAGTGTGAAGATATGCTCCACGAAAAG GAGTTGCCTGTGGCTTTTGTTACATTCAAGTCTCGGTTGGGTGCAGCCCTAGTTGTCCACTCCCAGCAGCACTCAAATCCACTTCTTTGGATCACTGACGATGCTCCAGAACCCAGGGATGTATCATGGAGAAATTTGGCGATCCCAGTCCGAGTTTTGCCACTCTGCAATTTTGGAGTTATTGTTGCAGCCTCCCTTCTTACAATTTTCTTTGCTATCCCAGTCACTGCCGTCCAGGGAATTGCCAAATTTGAAAAGTTAAAGAAATGGTTTCCCCCAGCTATGGCTTTACAGTTGAT ACCAGGGTTAAGCTCTGTCATAACAGGGTATATTCCGAGTGCCGTTCTGAATTTGTTTATCTACATTGTTCCATTTGCAATGCTCGGAATGGCTAAACTATCAGGCTGTATCTCAAAGAGCAGGGAGGAGATAAAAGCGTGCAACATGGTTTTTTATTTCCTAGTTGGAAACGTCTTCTTTTGGAGCTTGCTATCGGGCTCTTTAATAGATGAAATTGGCGAATCTTTTACTCATCCAAAAGATATCCCCAGTCACCTTGCTAGAGCTGTCTCTGCTCAA GCAGATTTCTTCGTGACATATATTTTGACAGATGGGCTGTCGGGGTTTTCTTTGGAGATCCTTCAACCAGGATTACTTTGCTGGGATGCTATAAGGTCCTGTACATATGGCCGTGGAAAAGAGACGACTCCTTATCTTTATTCATTACCTTACTTCAGAATCATTCCTGTGGTCTCGCTGTCCGTGCTTATTGGTACAGTATATGCAGTTGTGGCACCACTTATGCTCCCATTTTTGATTGGTTACTTCTTGCTCGGCTATGCGGTGTATATAAACCAG ATTGAAGATGTTTATGAGACTTTTTATGATACGTGTGGACAGTATTGGCCTTACATCAATCATTATATTCTCGTTGCAATCATTCTCATGCAAATCACTATGATTGGTCTTTTTGGACTGAAATCAAAGCCAGCCGCATCCTTTTCCACAATTCCACTTCTAGTGCTGACATTGATGTTTAATGAGTACTGCAAGATGCGTTTTCTTCCTGCATTCCACCTTTTATCTATTCAG
- the LOC126600619 gene encoding CSC1-like protein At3g54510 isoform X4 produces the protein MNPESLIASAAINIGLAIFILTLFSVLKKQPSNAPIYYPRRLSESNCQSHRRIPDFDDNYASSPVGFRRFLPSVTWIFRAFRVSEDEILQSNGLDALIIIRLFKFGIRFFVVCSLIGLVVLVPVNYNGDGLAARSDHSLDFFSISNISPGSNRLWVHCSCLWFISLYGVYLLHKEYKEILAKRIQQLLNVRHQPNQFNVLVREIPFCSEHKSRGCCVDEFFSKHHPYAYHSYQILYDGKEFKELLNQSKSIEKKIEDLRKRSVVKKHNQTPLLLNPSHEDSEKLSVYEEKLEELHHKIHQLQCEDMLHEKELPVAFVTFKSRLGAALVVHSQQHSNPLLWITDDAPEPRDVSWRNLAIPVRVLPLCNFGVIVAASLLTIFFAIPVTAVQGIAKFEKLKKWFPPAMALQLMEEIKACNMVFYFLVGNVFFWSLLSGSLIDEIGESFTHPKDIPSHLARAVSAQADFFVTYILTDGLSGFSLEILQPGLLCWDAIRSCTYGRGKETTPYLYSLPYFRIIPVVSLSVLIGTVYAVVAPLMLPFLIGYFLLGYAVYINQIEDVYETFYDTCGQYWPYINHYILVAIILMQITMIGLFGLKSKPAASFSTIPLLVLTLMFNEYCKMRFLPAFHLLSIQNAKEFDELDEKCNQVEFNYENASTAYCPPCLRPLNCMESGSSHTPPLVTSSSL, from the exons ATGAACCCTGAAAGCCTGATAGCTTCAGCGGCCATAAACATAGGGTTGGCTATTTTCATCCTCACCCTTTTCTCCGTCCTCAAGAAACAACCGTCAAATGCCCCTATTTACTATCCTCGCCGCCTCTCTGAATCCAACTGCCAGAGCCACCGCCGCATTCCCGACTTCGATGATAATTACGCCTCGTCACCCGTCGGTTTCCGCCGGTTCCTCCCTTCTGTCACATGGATTTTCCGCGCGTTTCGCGTCTCCGAGGATGAAATCCTCCAATCCAATGGCCTCGACGCTCTTATCATCATTAGGCTCTTCAAATTCGG TATCAGATTCTTTGTGGTATGCTCCCTTATTGGATTGGTGGTACTTGTTCCAGTAAATTATAATGGCGATGGTCTTGCAGCTAGGAGCGACCATTCCTTGGATTTTTTCTCAATATCTAACATTAGTCCAGGTTCCAACAG GCTTTGGGTGCATTGTTCATGCCTATGGTTTATATCTCTCTATGGCGTATACCTATTGCACAAG GAATATAAGGAGATTTTGGCTAAAAGGATTCAGCAACTTCTGAACGTTAGGCATCAGCCTAATCAGTTTAATGTTCTGGTTCGGGAAATTCCTTTTTGCAGCGAACACAAGTCTCGTGGGTGTTGTGTTGATGAGTTCTTCTCTAAACATCACCCGTATGCCTATCATTCTTATCAGATATTGTATGATGGGAAAGAATTTAAGGAGTTGTTG AACCAATCAAAATCCATCGAAAAAAAGATAGAGGACTTGAGAAAGCGGTCTGTGGTCAAGAAACATAACCAAACCCCTTTGCTCTTGAATCCATCTCATGAAGATTCTGAGAAATTATCGGTCTATGAGGAAAAGCTTGAAGAACTTCATCACAAGATACACCAGTTACAGTGTGAAGATATGCTCCACGAAAAG GAGTTGCCTGTGGCTTTTGTTACATTCAAGTCTCGGTTGGGTGCAGCCCTAGTTGTCCACTCCCAGCAGCACTCAAATCCACTTCTTTGGATCACTGACGATGCTCCAGAACCCAGGGATGTATCATGGAGAAATTTGGCGATCCCAGTCCGAGTTTTGCCACTCTGCAATTTTGGAGTTATTGTTGCAGCCTCCCTTCTTACAATTTTCTTTGCTATCCCAGTCACTGCCGTCCAGGGAATTGCCAAATTTGAAAAGTTAAAGAAATGGTTTCCCCCAGCTATGGCTTTACAGTTGAT GGAGGAGATAAAAGCGTGCAACATGGTTTTTTATTTCCTAGTTGGAAACGTCTTCTTTTGGAGCTTGCTATCGGGCTCTTTAATAGATGAAATTGGCGAATCTTTTACTCATCCAAAAGATATCCCCAGTCACCTTGCTAGAGCTGTCTCTGCTCAA GCAGATTTCTTCGTGACATATATTTTGACAGATGGGCTGTCGGGGTTTTCTTTGGAGATCCTTCAACCAGGATTACTTTGCTGGGATGCTATAAGGTCCTGTACATATGGCCGTGGAAAAGAGACGACTCCTTATCTTTATTCATTACCTTACTTCAGAATCATTCCTGTGGTCTCGCTGTCCGTGCTTATTGGTACAGTATATGCAGTTGTGGCACCACTTATGCTCCCATTTTTGATTGGTTACTTCTTGCTCGGCTATGCGGTGTATATAAACCAG ATTGAAGATGTTTATGAGACTTTTTATGATACGTGTGGACAGTATTGGCCTTACATCAATCATTATATTCTCGTTGCAATCATTCTCATGCAAATCACTATGATTGGTCTTTTTGGACTGAAATCAAAGCCAGCCGCATCCTTTTCCACAATTCCACTTCTAGTGCTGACATTGATGTTTAATGAGTACTGCAAGATGCGTTTTCTTCCTGCATTCCACCTTTTATCTATTCAG
- the LOC126600619 gene encoding CSC1-like protein At3g54510 isoform X2, with the protein MNPESLIASAAINIGLAIFILTLFSVLKKQPSNAPIYYPRRLSESNCQSHRRIPDFDDNYASSPVGFRRFLPSVTWIFRAFRVSEDEILQSNGLDALIIIRLFKFGIRFFVVCSLIGLVVLVPVNYNGDGLAARSDHSLDFFSISNISPGSNRLWVHCSCLWFISLYGVYLLHKEYKEILAKRIQQLLNVRHQPNQFNVLVREIPFCSEHKSRGCCVDEFFSKHHPYAYHSYQILYDGKEFKELLNQSKSIEKKIEDLRKRSVVKKHNQTPLLLNPSHEDSEKLSVYEEKLEELHHKIHQLQCEDMLHEKELPVAFVTFKSRLGAALVVHSQQHSNPLLWITDDAPEPRDVSWRNLAIPVRVLPLCNFGVIVAASLLTIFFAIPVTAVQGIAKFEKLKKWFPPAMALQLIPGLSSVITGYIPSAVLNLFIYIVPFAMLGMAKLSGCISKSREEIKACNMVFYFLVGNVFFWSLLSGSLIDEIGESFTHPKDIPSHLARAVSAQADFFVTYILTDGLSGFSLEILQPGLLCWDAIRSCTYGRGKETTPYLYSLPYFRIIPVVSLSVLIGTVYAVVAPLMLPFLIGYFLLGYAVYINQIEDVYETFYDTCGQYWPYINHYILVAIILMQITMIGLFGLKSKPAASFSTIPLLVLTLMFNEYCKMRFLPAFHLLSIQNAKEFDELDEKCNQVEFNCENASTAYCPPCLRPLNCMESGSSHTPPLVTSSSL; encoded by the exons ATGAACCCTGAAAGCCTGATAGCTTCAGCGGCCATAAACATAGGGTTGGCTATTTTCATCCTCACCCTTTTCTCCGTCCTCAAGAAACAACCGTCAAATGCCCCTATTTACTATCCTCGCCGCCTCTCTGAATCCAACTGCCAGAGCCACCGCCGCATTCCCGACTTCGATGATAATTACGCCTCGTCACCCGTCGGTTTCCGCCGGTTCCTCCCTTCTGTCACATGGATTTTCCGCGCGTTTCGCGTCTCCGAGGATGAAATCCTCCAATCCAATGGCCTCGACGCTCTTATCATCATTAGGCTCTTCAAATTCGG TATCAGATTCTTTGTGGTATGCTCCCTTATTGGATTGGTGGTACTTGTTCCAGTAAATTATAATGGCGATGGTCTTGCAGCTAGGAGCGACCATTCCTTGGATTTTTTCTCAATATCTAACATTAGTCCAGGTTCCAACAG GCTTTGGGTGCATTGTTCATGCCTATGGTTTATATCTCTCTATGGCGTATACCTATTGCACAAG GAATATAAGGAGATTTTGGCTAAAAGGATTCAGCAACTTCTGAACGTTAGGCATCAGCCTAATCAGTTTAATGTTCTGGTTCGGGAAATTCCTTTTTGCAGCGAACACAAGTCTCGTGGGTGTTGTGTTGATGAGTTCTTCTCTAAACATCACCCGTATGCCTATCATTCTTATCAGATATTGTATGATGGGAAAGAATTTAAGGAGTTGTTG AACCAATCAAAATCCATCGAAAAAAAGATAGAGGACTTGAGAAAGCGGTCTGTGGTCAAGAAACATAACCAAACCCCTTTGCTCTTGAATCCATCTCATGAAGATTCTGAGAAATTATCGGTCTATGAGGAAAAGCTTGAAGAACTTCATCACAAGATACACCAGTTACAGTGTGAAGATATGCTCCACGAAAAG GAGTTGCCTGTGGCTTTTGTTACATTCAAGTCTCGGTTGGGTGCAGCCCTAGTTGTCCACTCCCAGCAGCACTCAAATCCACTTCTTTGGATCACTGACGATGCTCCAGAACCCAGGGATGTATCATGGAGAAATTTGGCGATCCCAGTCCGAGTTTTGCCACTCTGCAATTTTGGAGTTATTGTTGCAGCCTCCCTTCTTACAATTTTCTTTGCTATCCCAGTCACTGCCGTCCAGGGAATTGCCAAATTTGAAAAGTTAAAGAAATGGTTTCCCCCAGCTATGGCTTTACAGTTGAT ACCAGGGTTAAGCTCTGTCATAACAGGGTATATTCCGAGTGCCGTTCTGAATTTGTTTATCTACATTGTTCCATTTGCAATGCTCGGAATGGCTAAACTATCAGGCTGTATCTCAAAGAGCAGGGAGGAGATAAAAGCGTGCAACATGGTTTTTTATTTCCTAGTTGGAAACGTCTTCTTTTGGAGCTTGCTATCGGGCTCTTTAATAGATGAAATTGGCGAATCTTTTACTCATCCAAAAGATATCCCCAGTCACCTTGCTAGAGCTGTCTCTGCTCAA GCAGATTTCTTCGTGACATATATTTTGACAGATGGGCTGTCGGGGTTTTCTTTGGAGATCCTTCAACCAGGATTACTTTGCTGGGATGCTATAAGGTCCTGTACATATGGCCGTGGAAAAGAGACGACTCCTTATCTTTATTCATTACCTTACTTCAGAATCATTCCTGTGGTCTCGCTGTCCGTGCTTATTGGTACAGTATATGCAGTTGTGGCACCACTTATGCTCCCATTTTTGATTGGTTACTTCTTGCTCGGCTATGCGGTGTATATAAACCAG ATTGAAGATGTTTATGAGACTTTTTATGATACGTGTGGACAGTATTGGCCTTACATCAATCATTATATTCTCGTTGCAATCATTCTCATGCAAATCACTATGATTGGTCTTTTTGGACTGAAATCAAAGCCAGCCGCATCCTTTTCCACAATTCCACTTCTAGTGCTGACATTGATGTTTAATGAGTACTGCAAGATGCGTTTTCTTCCTGCATTCCACCTTTTATCTATTCAG
- the LOC126600619 gene encoding CSC1-like protein At3g54510 isoform X5 produces the protein MNPESLIASAAINIGLAIFILTLFSVLKKQPSNAPIYYPRRLSESNCQSHRRIPDFDDNYASSPVGFRRFLPSVTWIFRAFRVSEDEILQSNGLDALIIIRLFKFGIRFFVVCSLIGLVVLVPVNYNGDGLAARSDHSLDFFSISNISPGSNRLWVHCSCLWFISLYGVYLLHKEYKEILAKRIQQLLNVRHQPNQFNVLVREIPFCSEHKSRGCCVDEFFSKHHPYAYHSYQILYDGKEFKELLNQSKSIEKKIEDLRKRSVVKKHNQTPLLLNPSHEDSEKLSVYEEKLEELHHKIHQLQCEDMLHEKELPVAFVTFKSRLGAALVVHSQQHSNPLLWITDDAPEPRDVSWRNLAIPVRVLPLCNFGVIVAASLLTIFFAIPVTAVQGIAKFEKLKKWFPPAMALQLIPGLSSVITGYIPSAVLNLFIYIVPFAMLGMAKLSGCISKSREEIKACNMVFYFLVGNVFFWSLLSGSLIDEIGESFTHPKDIPSHLARAVSAQADFFVTYILTDGLSGFSLEILQPGLLCWDAIRSCTYGRGKETTPYLYSLPYFRIIPVVSLSVLIGTVYAVVAPLMLPFLIGYFLLGYAVYINQLIEINQRQKFKLLGYGPTITYQP, from the exons ATGAACCCTGAAAGCCTGATAGCTTCAGCGGCCATAAACATAGGGTTGGCTATTTTCATCCTCACCCTTTTCTCCGTCCTCAAGAAACAACCGTCAAATGCCCCTATTTACTATCCTCGCCGCCTCTCTGAATCCAACTGCCAGAGCCACCGCCGCATTCCCGACTTCGATGATAATTACGCCTCGTCACCCGTCGGTTTCCGCCGGTTCCTCCCTTCTGTCACATGGATTTTCCGCGCGTTTCGCGTCTCCGAGGATGAAATCCTCCAATCCAATGGCCTCGACGCTCTTATCATCATTAGGCTCTTCAAATTCGG TATCAGATTCTTTGTGGTATGCTCCCTTATTGGATTGGTGGTACTTGTTCCAGTAAATTATAATGGCGATGGTCTTGCAGCTAGGAGCGACCATTCCTTGGATTTTTTCTCAATATCTAACATTAGTCCAGGTTCCAACAG GCTTTGGGTGCATTGTTCATGCCTATGGTTTATATCTCTCTATGGCGTATACCTATTGCACAAG GAATATAAGGAGATTTTGGCTAAAAGGATTCAGCAACTTCTGAACGTTAGGCATCAGCCTAATCAGTTTAATGTTCTGGTTCGGGAAATTCCTTTTTGCAGCGAACACAAGTCTCGTGGGTGTTGTGTTGATGAGTTCTTCTCTAAACATCACCCGTATGCCTATCATTCTTATCAGATATTGTATGATGGGAAAGAATTTAAGGAGTTGTTG AACCAATCAAAATCCATCGAAAAAAAGATAGAGGACTTGAGAAAGCGGTCTGTGGTCAAGAAACATAACCAAACCCCTTTGCTCTTGAATCCATCTCATGAAGATTCTGAGAAATTATCGGTCTATGAGGAAAAGCTTGAAGAACTTCATCACAAGATACACCAGTTACAGTGTGAAGATATGCTCCACGAAAAG GAGTTGCCTGTGGCTTTTGTTACATTCAAGTCTCGGTTGGGTGCAGCCCTAGTTGTCCACTCCCAGCAGCACTCAAATCCACTTCTTTGGATCACTGACGATGCTCCAGAACCCAGGGATGTATCATGGAGAAATTTGGCGATCCCAGTCCGAGTTTTGCCACTCTGCAATTTTGGAGTTATTGTTGCAGCCTCCCTTCTTACAATTTTCTTTGCTATCCCAGTCACTGCCGTCCAGGGAATTGCCAAATTTGAAAAGTTAAAGAAATGGTTTCCCCCAGCTATGGCTTTACAGTTGAT ACCAGGGTTAAGCTCTGTCATAACAGGGTATATTCCGAGTGCCGTTCTGAATTTGTTTATCTACATTGTTCCATTTGCAATGCTCGGAATGGCTAAACTATCAGGCTGTATCTCAAAGAGCAGGGAGGAGATAAAAGCGTGCAACATGGTTTTTTATTTCCTAGTTGGAAACGTCTTCTTTTGGAGCTTGCTATCGGGCTCTTTAATAGATGAAATTGGCGAATCTTTTACTCATCCAAAAGATATCCCCAGTCACCTTGCTAGAGCTGTCTCTGCTCAA GCAGATTTCTTCGTGACATATATTTTGACAGATGGGCTGTCGGGGTTTTCTTTGGAGATCCTTCAACCAGGATTACTTTGCTGGGATGCTATAAGGTCCTGTACATATGGCCGTGGAAAAGAGACGACTCCTTATCTTTATTCATTACCTTACTTCAGAATCATTCCTGTGGTCTCGCTGTCCGTGCTTATTGGTACAGTATATGCAGTTGTGGCACCACTTATGCTCCCATTTTTGATTGGTTACTTCTTGCTCGGCTATGCGGTGTATATAAACCAG CTCATAGAAATCAACCAGCGGCAAAAGTTTAAGTTGTTAGGGTATGGGCCAACAATAACCTATCAACCTTAA
- the LOC126600619 gene encoding CSC1-like protein At3g54510 isoform X6, with protein MNPESLIASAAINIGLAIFILTLFSVLKKQPSNAPIYYPRRLSESNCQSHRRIPDFDDNYASSPVGFRRFLPSVTWIFRAFRVSEDEILQSNGLDALIIIRLFKFGIRFFVVCSLIGLVVLVPVNYNGDGLAARSDHSLDFFSISNISPGSNRLWVHCSCLWFISLYGVYLLHKEYKEILAKRIQQLLNVRHQPNQFNVLVREIPFCSEHKSRGCCVDEFFSKHHPYAYHSYQILYDGKEFKELLNQSKSIEKKIEDLRKRSVVKKHNQTPLLLNPSHEDSEKLSVYEEKLEELHHKIHQLQCEDMLHEKELPVAFVTFKSRLGAALVVHSQQHSNPLLWITDDAPEPRDVSWRNLAIPVRVLPLCNFGVIVAASLLTIFFAIPVTAVQGIAKFEKLKKWFPPAMALQLIPGLSSVITGYIPSAVLNLFIYIVPFAMLGMAKLSGCISKSREEIKACNMVFYFLVGNVFFWSLLSGSLIDEIGESFTHPKDIPSHLARAVSAQADFFVTYILTDGLSGFSLEILQPGLLCWDAIRSCTYGRGKEKTPYLYSLPYFRIIPVVSLSVLIGTVYAVVAPLMLPFLIGCSAMRCI; from the exons ATGAACCCTGAAAGCCTGATAGCTTCAGCGGCCATAAACATAGGGTTGGCTATTTTCATCCTCACCCTTTTCTCCGTCCTCAAGAAACAACCGTCAAATGCCCCTATTTACTATCCTCGCCGCCTCTCTGAATCCAACTGCCAGAGCCACCGCCGCATTCCCGACTTCGATGATAATTACGCCTCGTCACCCGTCGGTTTCCGCCGGTTCCTCCCTTCTGTCACATGGATTTTCCGCGCGTTTCGCGTCTCCGAGGATGAAATCCTCCAATCCAATGGCCTCGACGCTCTTATCATCATTAGGCTCTTCAAATTCGG TATCAGATTCTTTGTGGTATGCTCCCTTATTGGATTGGTGGTACTTGTTCCAGTAAATTATAATGGCGATGGTCTTGCAGCTAGGAGCGACCATTCCTTGGATTTTTTCTCAATATCTAACATTAGTCCAGGTTCCAACAG GCTTTGGGTGCATTGTTCATGCCTATGGTTTATATCTCTCTATGGCGTATACCTATTGCACAAG GAATATAAGGAGATTTTGGCTAAAAGGATTCAGCAACTTCTGAACGTTAGGCATCAGCCTAATCAGTTTAATGTTCTGGTTCGGGAAATTCCTTTTTGCAGCGAACACAAGTCTCGTGGGTGTTGTGTTGATGAGTTCTTCTCTAAACATCACCCGTATGCCTATCATTCTTATCAGATATTGTATGATGGGAAAGAATTTAAGGAGTTGTTG AACCAATCAAAATCCATCGAAAAAAAGATAGAGGACTTGAGAAAGCGGTCTGTGGTCAAGAAACATAACCAAACCCCTTTGCTCTTGAATCCATCTCATGAAGATTCTGAGAAATTATCGGTCTATGAGGAAAAGCTTGAAGAACTTCATCACAAGATACACCAGTTACAGTGTGAAGATATGCTCCACGAAAAG GAGTTGCCTGTGGCTTTTGTTACATTCAAGTCTCGGTTGGGTGCAGCCCTAGTTGTCCACTCCCAGCAGCACTCAAATCCACTTCTTTGGATCACTGACGATGCTCCAGAACCCAGGGATGTATCATGGAGAAATTTGGCGATCCCAGTCCGAGTTTTGCCACTCTGCAATTTTGGAGTTATTGTTGCAGCCTCCCTTCTTACAATTTTCTTTGCTATCCCAGTCACTGCCGTCCAGGGAATTGCCAAATTTGAAAAGTTAAAGAAATGGTTTCCCCCAGCTATGGCTTTACAGTTGAT ACCAGGGTTAAGCTCTGTCATAACAGGGTATATTCCGAGTGCCGTTCTGAATTTGTTTATCTACATTGTTCCATTTGCAATGCTCGGAATGGCTAAACTATCAGGCTGTATCTCAAAGAGCAGGGAGGAGATAAAAGCGTGCAACATGGTTTTTTATTTCCTAGTTGGAAACGTCTTCTTTTGGAGCTTGCTATCGGGCTCTTTAATAGATGAAATTGGCGAATCTTTTACTCATCCAAAAGATATCCCCAGTCACCTTGCTAGAGCTGTCTCTGCTCAA GCAGATTTCTTCGTGACATATATTTTGACAGATGGGCTGTCGGGGTTTTCTTTGGAGATCCTTCAACCAGGATTACTTTGCTGGGATGCTATAAG